One region of Endozoicomonas sp. Mp262 genomic DNA includes:
- the mobB gene encoding molybdopterin-guanine dinucleotide biosynthesis protein B, producing MPTPPVIGFAAYSGTGKTTLLEKVIPVLSKKGLNIGLIKASHHRIDLDKPGKDSYRLRQAGASQLLLSTPDHSICFTRQKSAEKEPELEEQLRLMNHDEIDLIIVEGFRDAAIPKIELHRQAVDKPFLFKSDTNIIAIATDQLVSEAPAKLIQLDINMPEAVADFIIHFIRD from the coding sequence ATGCCCACACCTCCCGTCATAGGTTTTGCTGCATATAGCGGTACCGGAAAAACAACATTACTTGAAAAAGTGATTCCGGTTCTTTCCAAAAAAGGCTTGAACATCGGATTAATTAAAGCCTCCCATCACAGAATTGACCTGGATAAGCCGGGCAAGGATAGCTATCGCCTCCGTCAGGCCGGTGCCAGCCAGCTACTTCTTAGCACCCCGGATCACTCCATTTGCTTTACCCGGCAAAAGTCTGCGGAAAAGGAACCTGAGCTGGAGGAACAGCTCCGGCTCATGAATCATGATGAGATTGATTTAATCATCGTAGAAGGTTTCAGGGATGCCGCCATCCCAAAAATTGAGTTGCACCGGCAAGCGGTGGACAAACCTTTTCTCTTTAAAAGTGACACCAATATTATCGCCATTGCCACTGACCAGCTTGTCAGTGAGGCTCCAGCCAAACTCATTCAGCTTGATATCAACATGCCTGAAGCCGTGGCCGATTTTATCATCCATTTCATCCGGGACTAA
- the moaA gene encoding GTP 3',8-cyclase MoaA, with protein sequence MQPLQDHLGRKFPYLRLSVTDLCNFRCNYCLPDGCTSHSHRDSLRLDEIRRLISAFSRLGVEKVRITGGEPTLRADFNTIVSVIKGIPGIRKVAMTTNGYKMDQRVISWLDAGIDAINLSVDSLNPESFRLITGHNRLQEIMAGINKAFAHGLTSIKVNAVLLKGLNDSELTAFLEWVRGRPVTIRFIELMETGDNHSFFNKHHISGGLIRKKLLELGWIRVARPRDAGPAQEYCHSDYQGRIGLIMPYARDFCNDCNRLRVSSMGKLQLCLFSESGIDLRDLLQSDSQQEALVVRIKQSLALKKDGHFLEEGVTGGTYNLAQLGG encoded by the coding sequence ATGCAACCGTTACAAGATCATTTGGGGCGAAAGTTTCCGTACCTGCGACTGTCGGTTACGGATTTATGTAACTTTCGCTGTAACTACTGTTTACCTGATGGCTGTACCAGCCATAGTCATAGGGATTCTCTGAGGCTTGATGAAATAAGACGGCTTATTTCAGCTTTTTCCCGACTGGGGGTGGAAAAAGTAAGGATCACTGGGGGGGAACCCACCTTGAGAGCTGATTTCAACACTATTGTTTCAGTGATCAAGGGGATACCGGGTATCCGCAAAGTGGCCATGACAACCAATGGTTATAAAATGGACCAGCGGGTTATATCCTGGCTGGATGCGGGTATTGATGCCATTAATCTAAGCGTGGATAGCCTCAACCCGGAATCGTTCCGGTTAATTACCGGTCATAATCGATTGCAAGAAATTATGGCGGGTATTAATAAGGCCTTTGCGCACGGTTTGACGTCCATCAAAGTGAATGCCGTATTGTTAAAGGGCTTAAACGATAGTGAATTGACGGCTTTTCTGGAGTGGGTCAGGGGGCGGCCTGTGACCATTCGTTTTATTGAGTTGATGGAAACGGGGGATAATCACTCATTCTTTAATAAACACCACATTTCAGGTGGGCTTATCAGGAAAAAGCTACTTGAACTTGGCTGGATTCGTGTTGCCCGCCCAAGGGATGCCGGCCCGGCCCAGGAGTACTGTCATAGTGACTACCAGGGGCGTATTGGTCTGATTATGCCCTATGCCAGGGATTTCTGTAATGACTGCAACAGACTGCGTGTATCCTCTATGGGTAAATTGCAGCTCTGTCTTTTTTCCGAGTCAGGTATTGATCTGAGAGATTTATTGCAGAGTGATAGCCAGCAAGAGGCGCTGGTTGTACGAATTAAACAGTCGCTGGCCTTGAAAAAGGATGGTCACTTTCTGGAGGAGGGCGTGACGGGAGGCACTTATAATTTAGCCCAGCTGGGGGGGTGA